One Thalassophryne amazonica chromosome 10, fThaAma1.1, whole genome shotgun sequence genomic region harbors:
- the nit2 gene encoding omega-amidase NIT2, giving the protein MAAWAKQAMSKFRLAVVQMKVSGVKAENLSAARRLVKEAAGAGSSLVLLPECFNSPYGTSFFAEYSERMPGESTQVLSETAKENHVYLVGGSIPEEDGGKLYNSCPVFGPDGEMILKHRKIHLFDIDVPGKIRFQESETLSPGNSLSVFETPFCKVGVGICYDIRFAELAQLYSRKGCQLLVYPGAFNMTTGPAHWELLQRGRALDNQVYVATASPARDETASYVAWGHSTVVNPWGEVISKAGPEEAIIYADIDLQYLADIRKQIPVISQRRDDLYSVTVVQEGSR; this is encoded by the exons ATGGCTGCTTGGGCGAAACAAGCCATGTCTA AGTTCCGTTTGGCAGTGGTCCAGATGAAGGTGAGCGGTGTGAAGGCGGAGAACCTGAGCGCAGCCCGCAGGCTGGTGAAGGAGGCGGCAGGAGCAGGGAGCAGCCTGGTGCTCCTGCCG GAATGCTTCAATTCTCCCTATGGAACCAGTTTCTTCGCTGAGTACTCTGAACGGATGCCAGGAGAGTCCACCCAGGTACTCTCAGAGACTGCCAAAGAGAACCATGTCTATCTAGTTGGAG GATCCATTCCTGAAGAGGATGGTGGGAAGCTGTATAACAGTTGTCCAGTCTTTGGTCCCGATGGCGAGATGATACTGAAACACCGGAAG ATTCACCTTTTTGACATTGACGTTCCCGGGAAAATCCGTTTCCAGGAGTCTGAGACCTTGAGCCCAGGCAACAGTTTATCAGTGTTTGAGACAC CGTTCTGTAAAGTTGGTGTGGGGATTTGCTATGACATAAGGTTTGCAGAGCTGGCCCAGCTGTACAGCAGGAAAG GCTGTCAACTGCTTGTTTATCCTGGAGCCTTCAACATGACAACTGGACCAGCCCACTGGGAACTCCTACAACGGGGGAG GGCGCTGGATAACCAAGTGTATGTAGCCACTGCGTCACCCGCCAGAGATGAAACAGCTTCTTATGTTGCATGGGGTCACAGTACTGTTGTAAACCCATG GGGAGAAGTTATCTCCAAAGCTGGGCCAGAAGAAGCTATTATTTATGCCGATATCG ATCTGCAGTATTTAGCAGACATTCGCAAACAGATTCCAGTCATATCGCAGCGCCGTGATGACCTCTACTCAGTCACCGTTGTGCAGGAAGGCTCGAGATGA